One Malus domestica chromosome 11, GDT2T_hap1 genomic region harbors:
- the LOC103416426 gene encoding histone H2A.6 — MAGRGKALGSGAAKKATSRSSKAGLQFPVGRIARFLKAGKYAERVGAGAPVYLAAVLEYLAAEVLELAGNAARDNKKTRIVPRHIQLAVRNDEELSKLLGDVTIANGGVMPNIHNLLLPKKTGASSKNVGGDDDS, encoded by the exons ATGGCGGGTCGTGGGAAAGCTTTGGGATCCGGAGCCGCTAAGAAGGCCACATCGCGGTCCAGCAAGGCCGGTCTGCAATTCCCGGTCGGTCGTATTGCCCGTTTCCTGAAAGCTGGAAAGTACGCCGAGCGAGTCGGTGCCGGAGCTCCGGTCTACCTCGCAGCTGTCCTTGAATACCTTGCCGCTGAG GTTCTGGAATTGGCTGGCAATGCAGCAAGAGACAACAAGAAGACTCGCATTGTGCCGCGCCACATTCAGCTCGCTGTGCGGAATGACGAGGAGCTCAGCAAGCTTCTTGGGGATGTGACAATTGCAAATGGTGGTGTGATGCCCAACATTCACAACCTTCTGCTCCCAAAGAAGACCGGTGCCTCCTCCAAGAAC
- the LOC139189531 gene encoding uncharacterized protein translates to MSNLNKLDFTALEVSGMNCLKWVQDVKLHLTAKNLRPAIEEATNKPVVEAEKATAMIFIRRHIYDALQTEYLAKKDPHQNQLLMNNHQARPTRATIVPEAHYSTNQHPTRQKRRDRGGQKPSQKGQHSQGPSKGGNKAKKRLNLAPKAPNFKNKGKAPKTMNDDMSYRCGSKDHWSRVCRAPKKVVDEYHSRRK, encoded by the exons atgtcgaatttgaataaactcgacttcaccgctttggaggtctctggaaTGAACTgcctcaagtgggttcaagatgtgaagctccacctcactgcaaagaacttgcgtcctgcgattgaagaagcaacaaatAAACCTGTTGtcgaagctgaaaaagccactgctatgatcttcatccgaagacatatctaTGATGCtctgcaaactgagtaccttgctaaGAAGGATCCACAT caaaaccagctgttgatgaataatcatcaagctcgacctactaggGCTACtattgtgcctgaagcacattatagcactaatcagcacccaacACGCCAAAAAAGGCGTGACaggggcggccagaagccatcccaaaAAGGTCAACAtagccaaggcccatccaagggaggaaacaaagccaaGAAGCGCCTAAAtctcgctcccaaggccccgaacttcaagaataagggtaaagCACCTAAAACCATGAATGACGATATGTCCTATCgctgtggttcaaaggaccattggtcccgtgtttgccgagctcccaagaaggttgtagatgaatatcattctcgtcgtaagtga